The Longimicrobium sp. nucleotide sequence GATCGCCACCACGCGTGATTGATGCCGAACATGACCGGCGGCCGCATCCGACGATGAAGGACGTTCGGTGGGCGCGGTGGACGGACGGACGGGCGGGGCCGGCGCTGCTGTTCGTGTGCGCGGTCGTGGAGGGGTGCCTCATCCCCGCGCCCACGGAGGCCGTGTTCGCGGCGTTGGCCATCGCACGGCCGCGCCGGGCGTGGGCGCCTGGCGCGCTCGCGGCGGCGGGCTCCGTGCTGGGCGGCGTCATCGCGTGGCACCTGGGCGCCACGGCCTTCGACCGCTACGGGCAGCCGCTGCTGGCGCGTTACGGGCTGATGTGCGAGTTGGAGGCGCTCGGCGCGCTGTACCGGCGGAATGCCGGCCTGGCACTGCTCACCTCCGGCTACACGCCCGTGCCGTACCTGCTGTACGGCATCGTCGGCGGCGCCACGGGCGTACCGCTGGGCACCTTCGTCGTGTTCTCTGCCCTGGGGCGGGGATCGAAGTACGCCGTCCTGGCCGGCCTGGCGCGCATCGCGGGGCCGCCGGTGCGGCGCTGGCTCGCGCGCAACCCGTGGCGGATGGCGTTTGCGGTCGCCGCCGTCGCG carries:
- a CDS encoding YqaA family protein: MKDVRWARWTDGRAGPALLFVCAVVEGCLIPAPTEAVFAALAIARPRRAWAPGALAAAGSVLGGVIAWHLGATAFDRYGQPLLARYGLMCELEALGALYRRNAGLALLTSGYTPVPYLLYGIVGGATGVPLGTFVVFSALGRGSKYAVLAGLARIAGPPVRRWLARNPWRMAFAVAAVALVVLGAWIR